DNA sequence from the Corynebacterium freneyi genome:
TCTGTGCAGCTCGCCGCCCCGCCATTTGCGGGCGAGCGCTTTACGTTCGGATTCCGTGTTCCCCCTGAGAATGTTCACGCCCCATTGGACGCGGTCCGGCGGTAATCGGTTCCATCGACTTTCCGACGACCTCAATGTGGGGGTGCCGAAACCGGGTCGCCGAGGCCGGGCGCCACCGATTCGAGTGCCGCCGTGACTGCCCAAACCCAACCGGATGCAACCCCCGATTCCCGCCCAACGCGACCGCCCGTTACCGACTGGACGCGCCACCGATTCCCGCCCAACGTGACCGCCCGTTACCGACTGGACGCGCCACCGATTCCCGCCCACGCCGCAGCAAATTTGCTATCGCACAAAATGGGACAGGGATCGAGACAAAACCCCAGCTCACAATCACCGCAAATGTCCCGTTTTGTGCGATTCCCCCAGAACTGGGGCCAGAGCGACGCAGGGGACTCAAGAGGTGACCGACAGAGCAACGCCCTCACCGTCGCTCACGACGACGAGTGGCGAAGGGCGAAAAACGCCGACCACAACGACGAGAGAACCACCAAGGGCGAAAACGCAGGGCCACAACTGCGCGCGAAACCGGCAGGCGAAAACCGAAGCAAAAGGTGAACGAGCCGGCCTGTGAGCCGGATTCTGTCCCCGCCGCGCCTTTCGGCCTCGGCGGGTGATGACCATCCATCTCGACGCACCATCGCTGGGCGCCTGAAGCAGCTGACCCTCGGACTTGGGCGGGCAGCCCTCGGTCGTCCGAGCAGGCACACCGCGCGTGCGTGGTGCGCCCTCTTGCCTTGCTCCCGGTGGGGTTTACCGAGCCGTCGCAGTCACCTGCGGCGCTGGTGCGCTCTTACCGCACCTTTTCACCCTTACCCGGTTCGTGCGGACGCATCCGCGCGCCCGGGCGGTTTGTTTTCTGTGGCACTGTCCCGCGGGTCGCCCCGGGTTGCCGTTAGCAACCACCGTGCCCTGTGGAGTCCGGACTTTCCTCGGCGCCGGGCCGGGCGCTTTGTGCGCTGGTCCCCGTGCCGCGGTCATCTGGCCGACTCGCTCACGTGGGGGGATTTTAGCGCACGCGGGCGGGTGTCTGGTGCGGGGTCTGCTTTACGACGCCCCTCTCCCCGCCGTCGCCCATTTTCCCCGGGTGCATCGGGCATCGGTCGCCCCGGGTACACCGGTCAGCTCCGGCCGCCGCTTACCTCAGGTGGGCGGTGTCGTTGACCAGCGTGACCGAGGTGGGCCCGTCGGCGTAGAACTCGGCGACGGACAGCGACGCGAGGTCGAGGTGCAGTCGGGTGAACAGTTCGAACCCGGCGCCGAGGCCCTGGCGGAGGATGGATTTGATGGGCGTGACGTGGCTGACCACCAGGAACGTGCCGGGGCCGAAGTCGTCGGCGATGCGGCGGCGGGCGGCGGCGACGCGGTCGTCGACGGTGCGGAAGGCCTCGCCGCCGGGTGGGGTCAGTTCGGGGTCGGTGAGCCAGCGGGCGTGGATGTCGGCGTCGCGGGCGGCGGCTTCGCCGAAGGTCAGGCCTTCCCAGGTGCCGAAGTCGGTCTCGCGCAGGTCGTCGTCGACGCTGATGCCGAGGCCGAGTTCCACCGCCGCGTATGTCGCGGTTTCCAGGGCGCGGGCCTGCGGGGATGCAATGATGCCGCGGATGTCCCAGTCGCCGGCCACCAGCCGGTCGGCGGCGGCGCGTGCTTGGCGGCGGCCGAAGTCCGTCAGGGAGGGGTTCGACGCCGAGCCGCTGTATCGGCGGTCGACGCTCATCGGGGTTTGGCCGTGGCGCAGCAGCAGCAGTCGCGTGGGTTCGCCGACCGCGCCGGTCCATCCCGGGCTTGCCGACGTCGCCTCCCGGGTGGATCCGCGCTCCGGTTTCACGGAGCTTGCCGACGTCGCCTCCCTGGTCGATCCACGTTCCGGCTTCTCGGGGGCGCTCATCGCCTGTTCACCGCTCCCAGCTTGCTCACCGCTCACCGCTCGCTCACCGCTCATCGCTTGTTCGCCTCGTCGGCGGCGTTGAGGGTCACCGGCCGGACGAGCCACGCGCTGCACTCGGGGCAGGTGACTACCTCTTCCGCCGGCAGCGTTTCGAAGTTGCGCATCGTCGACGCGTCGAGCTCCATGTAGCAGCTCAGGCACGTGCGGCCGTCGAGTCGGGCGACGCCGATGCCGGTTTCGGCGGTGATCTTGTCGTAGCGCGACAACAGCTTCGCGTCGACGGTGCCGCGCAGTTCCTCCATGCGGCGCTTCAGGCCGTCGACCTGCGCCTGCATGTCCCGATCGACGTCGGCGACGCGCTTCTCGGCCAGGCGGATGCGGTCCTCCAGCTCATCGGAGTCCGCGCCGACGTTGATCTCGTGGGCGTCGCGGATGTCGCGGACGTCGGCGATGTGGTGTTCGAGCTCTTCTCGGCGACGGCGCGTCGAGGCGAGGTCGTGCTCCAGGTCGCGGCGCACCTCGGCGTCTTCGGCGTGGTCGAGGCTGCGGCGATCTTCGTCTTCGCGGCGGCGCAGCTTGTCCAGGTCGGATTCGAGCTTCTTCACGTCGACGCCCAGATCCCGCGCCGACAGACGCGATCGGGCGGTGCTGGTGCGCAGTGCGGCGCGTTCCGCCAGCAGCGACGTCAGCTCCGCCCGCTCCGGCGAGGACTGGCGGCGTGCCTCGAGCCCGTCCATGCGCGCCTGCGCCTCGGACAGCTCCAGGATGGTCACCTGGGTGACGGGGTCGAGTTTCATCGGTTCTCCTCGGTGGTGTCGGTGTTGTGGCCGGCGGCGGCGACGGTCCAAGGGTCGGTGCGGATGTCCAGGACCTCCGTCTCGACGCCCAACGCATCGCCCAACAGGTCCGCGGCCTGGCCGCACCACGGGAACTCGCTGGCCCAGTGGGCGGTGTCGACGATGCAGGGCCCGCCCTCGCGCAACGCCTCGTCGACCGGGTGATGACGCAGGTCGGAGGTGACGAACGCATCCACGCCCAGCTTGCGCGCGACGTTCAGGAAAGAATCGCCCGACCCGGAGGCCACCGCCACGCGGCGGATGATCCGCTCCGGGTCACCCGCCCCGCGCACGCCCCACTCGGTGGCGGGCAGACGCTCGCCGACCCGGGCGACGAAATCCTTGAACGGCATCGGCTCATCGAGATCGCCGACCCGGCCGATGCCGAACGCGGCCTCCGGGTCGAGATCGCCGACGAGCGACTCCAGGACGTCGAAGCTCGGCTCCTCATACGGGTGCGCCTCCACCAGGGCGGCATGCACCCTCGACCGCAGCGACGGCTCGGCGACGAACTCGATGCGCAGCTCCTCGACATGTTCGACCCGGCCCCGCTCGCCGAGGAACGGGTCGGCGTCATCGCCCGGGCGGAACTGGCCGCGGCCGGAAAGCTCGTACGCGCACGCTTCGTAATCCCCGACCGAACCGGCGCCGGCGGCGAACACCGCCTCCTTCACCGCCTCGGCATGCGACCCCGGCACCCGCACCACCCAGGCATCGAGATGCCGCCCCGGCTTCGGCGCCAACGGGGCACCCGGGTGCACTCCCAGCAGCTCGGCGAGGCGGTCGTTGACGCCCGGCCGCGCCGAATCGGCGTTGGTGTGCGCCGCGAACAACGCCACCCCACCGCGAATGAGCTTGTGCAGGATCCGCCCCTTCGGCGTGTCCGCCGCCACCGACGACACCCCGCGCAGCAACAGCGGATGGTGGACGACGAGCATCTGCGCACCCGACGCAAGCGCCGCATCGGCCACCGCGTCGGTGCAGTCGAGGGCCACCGCCACCCGCGACACCGGCTCGTCGGGGTCGCCGCAGATCAACCCGACCTTGTCCCACTCCTCCGCCAGCTCGGGCGGGTAGGCGGCGTCGAGAACTCGGCGCACGTCGGCGACGGTCACGTTCATCTGCGTTTCCTCTCGGGTCGAATCGTCGGTCGGGCGGGCCGCGCGGCGGGCGCCGGGGCCCGAGTCACATCAGTTGCTCCACCGGAGCCGAGGCGGGCGCCCCGGCCCCCTCATCATCGTTCACGTTGCAGGGCGGCGATGCGGGTGACCTCCCCCACCAGTGTGCCGACGTCGGCCGGACCACGCACCGCCAACCGCCACCGCGACGTCCCCAACCCCGGGAACGTGTCGCAGCGGCGCACCGCCACTCCCCGATTCGCCAGGGCCAGCCGCACCGCCTCCGGGTCGGCCACCGGTGGCCTGGCCAGCAGAAACGGCCCCGCGGCCGGCTCGACCTCCCAGCCGGCGTCGTCAAGCACCGCCACCATCAATTCCCGCTCCCGCGCAACGTCGGCGCGCTCGAGCTGCAACGGCCGGCCCATCCCATGCTCGGCCACCAACCGCATCGCATGCAGCTGCAACGTGCCCACCGGCCACGCCGGACGACGCCGCGCCAACGCCGCCAGCACCTCCGGCGCACCCAATGCATACCCGCAGCGCAACCCCGCCAACGCCCACGTCTTGGTCAAACTGCGGAACACCAGCAACCCGGGATCGCGCACCGACGCGACCTCGCAAGCCTCCCCGGCATCCTCGGCGACGACGTCCATGAACGCCTCGTCGACCACCACGACCCGGCCCGGCGCGCGCAGGGCCAAAATGTCCTCGCGCGAATGGAGCACCGACGTCGGATTCGTCGGATTGCCCACCACCACCAGATCGGCGTCGTCGGGCACCGCAACCGAACCATCGCGCACCTGCCCCAGATCCCACGGGGGGCGCAGAATCACCCGGTCGACGTCGATGCCCGCCGCCCGCATCACCGCATCCGGCTCCGTGAACTGCGGAT
Encoded proteins:
- a CDS encoding Nif3-like dinuclear metal center hexameric protein, which encodes MNVTVADVRRVLDAAYPPELAEEWDKVGLICGDPDEPVSRVAVALDCTDAVADAALASGAQMLVVHHPLLLRGVSSVAADTPKGRILHKLIRGGVALFAAHTNADSARPGVNDRLAELLGVHPGAPLAPKPGRHLDAWVVRVPGSHAEAVKEAVFAAGAGSVGDYEACAYELSGRGQFRPGDDADPFLGERGRVEHVEELRIEFVAEPSLRSRVHAALVEAHPYEEPSFDVLESLVGDLDPEAAFGIGRVGDLDEPMPFKDFVARVGERLPATEWGVRGAGDPERIIRRVAVASGSGDSFLNVARKLGVDAFVTSDLRHHPVDEALREGGPCIVDTAHWASEFPWCGQAADLLGDALGVETEVLDIRTDPWTVAAAGHNTDTTEENR
- a CDS encoding histidine phosphatase family protein, yielding MSAPEKPERGSTREATSASSVKPERGSTREATSASPGWTGAVGEPTRLLLLRHGQTPMSVDRRYSGSASNPSLTDFGRRQARAAADRLVAGDWDIRGIIASPQARALETATYAAVELGLGISVDDDLRETDFGTWEGLTFGEAAARDADIHARWLTDPELTPPGGEAFRTVDDRVAAARRRIADDFGPGTFLVVSHVTPIKSILRQGLGAGFELFTRLHLDLASLSVAEFYADGPTSVTLVNDTAHLR
- the cobC gene encoding Rv2231c family pyridoxal phosphate-dependent protein CobC, which gives rise to MNNMMMGNTGDDAAAVSVGAEFTGDVSYHGDVAARGALVDFAVNVRGATPRWLLDALGSHLNDLSAYPDPMLDRRVRKLIARRHGRREDEVLLLAGVAEGFALLPDICERPAVIHPQFTEPDAVMRAAGIDVDRVILRPPWDLGQVRDGSVAVPDDADLVVVGNPTNPTSVLHSREDILALRAPGRVVVVDEAFMDVVAEDAGEACEVASVRDPGLLVFRSLTKTWALAGLRCGYALGAPEVLAALARRRPAWPVGTLQLHAMRLVAEHGMGRPLQLERADVARERELMVAVLDDAGWEVEPAAGPFLLARPPVADPEAVRLALANRGVAVRRCDTFPGLGTSRWRLAVRGPADVGTLVGEVTRIAALQRER
- a CDS encoding zinc ribbon domain-containing protein; its protein translation is MKLDPVTQVTILELSEAQARMDGLEARRQSSPERAELTSLLAERAALRTSTARSRLSARDLGVDVKKLESDLDKLRRREDEDRRSLDHAEDAEVRRDLEHDLASTRRRREELEHHIADVRDIRDAHEINVGADSDELEDRIRLAEKRVADVDRDMQAQVDGLKRRMEELRGTVDAKLLSRYDKITAETGIGVARLDGRTCLSCYMELDASTMRNFETLPAEEVVTCPECSAWLVRPVTLNAADEANKR